Proteins encoded together in one Chitinophaga sp. LS1 window:
- a CDS encoding BlaI/MecI/CopY family transcriptional regulator — MEKLTQQEENAMLAIWKISGGFVKDFLEAHPAPQPPYTTLASTVKNLEKKGYLQSRKIGNVYEYQPIIPENEYKQKFMSGFVKDYFENSYKNLVTFFAKEKKISPEELKEIVKMIEKNQ; from the coding sequence ATGGAGAAACTAACTCAACAAGAAGAAAATGCCATGCTTGCCATCTGGAAAATATCAGGTGGATTTGTGAAGGATTTCCTCGAAGCTCATCCGGCTCCACAGCCACCATATACAACCCTGGCATCTACAGTCAAAAACCTGGAGAAGAAAGGTTATTTACAAAGCCGGAAGATTGGTAACGTATATGAATACCAGCCCATCATACCGGAAAACGAGTATAAGCAAAAATTCATGAGTGGGTTTGTCAAAGACTACTTTGAAAACTCATATAAAAACCTCGTCACCTTTTTCGCCAAAGAGAAAAAGATCAGCCCTGAAGAACTCAAAGAAATCGTAAAAATGATCGAGAAAAATCAATAA
- a CDS encoding M56 family metallopeptidase codes for MLLFLLKANIALTLFYLAYRFGLRRLTFYTLNRAFLLLAIICAAVCPFINPETIFRHNRPLTGAAIAYVIDFNDLRQPATPWINVVLIYIFWAGVIVMTLRMLLQLSSLWALHRTTSKDKLFDQQVRVTDKSLQPFSFLHNIYINPDMHSPAELSAIMRHEQVHVRQWHTLDVLLGELNKIFYWFNPGAWLISTAIRENLEFITDRYMLRQGTDIKVYQYSLLKVSGIPYATAIANNFNFSHLKQRIMMMNKQRSSKYNLVRYLVLGSLMIIALVSLNYSRAAITVTVKKALRGDTTVTPSPADPKAPIVREDPVIVKDVPPPPPPPAPKSPKPFIVQADQVIVEDVAPPPPPPAPKSPKSAKTPPPPPPAPAVFSIRADDPKPVVPPPPPPPPPPPPVPDSNHVVILRSITGKGSLNPQGEPLVYINNEYKGKGMSVASGYNNNDIESVSVWKGDSVPAEYGEDGRKNGLIFIYTKDYTGPQGPTLPKAEVVTVEAKKIIVESKDGKKAEFQNSAHP; via the coding sequence ATGTTGCTCTTTCTGCTCAAGGCTAATATAGCCCTCACGTTATTCTACCTGGCCTACCGCTTTGGTCTGCGTCGCCTTACATTCTATACTTTAAACCGTGCCTTTCTTCTGCTGGCCATCATTTGTGCCGCTGTTTGCCCATTCATCAACCCGGAAACCATTTTCCGCCACAATCGTCCACTGACGGGTGCAGCCATCGCTTATGTCATTGACTTCAATGACCTCCGCCAGCCGGCTACCCCCTGGATCAATGTGGTGCTTATATATATCTTCTGGGCAGGCGTGATCGTCATGACATTGAGAATGCTCCTGCAACTCAGCTCTCTCTGGGCCCTGCACAGAACTACCAGCAAGGATAAACTTTTTGACCAGCAGGTAAGGGTGACTGATAAATCATTACAACCTTTTTCATTCTTACATAATATATACATCAACCCTGATATGCACAGTCCAGCAGAACTCTCCGCCATTATGCGGCACGAGCAGGTCCATGTGCGGCAATGGCATACACTGGATGTATTGCTGGGAGAACTGAACAAGATCTTCTACTGGTTTAACCCCGGTGCATGGCTCATCAGCACTGCCATCAGGGAAAACCTGGAGTTCATTACCGACAGGTACATGCTACGGCAGGGTACAGATATTAAAGTTTATCAATACAGTCTTTTAAAAGTAAGTGGGATCCCATATGCGACGGCCATCGCAAACAATTTCAATTTTTCACACTTAAAACAAAGGATTATGATGATGAATAAACAACGGTCATCAAAATATAATCTGGTAAGGTACTTAGTACTGGGGAGCCTAATGATCATTGCGCTTGTGTCGCTGAATTATTCCCGGGCAGCTATCACTGTTACTGTAAAGAAAGCGCTGCGGGGTGATACGACTGTGACCCCATCACCGGCAGATCCTAAAGCACCAATAGTACGGGAAGATCCGGTTATTGTTAAAGATGTACCGCCTCCACCGCCACCGCCGGCACCAAAGTCGCCGAAGCCATTCATAGTACAGGCAGATCAGGTTATTGTTGAGGATGTAGCGCCTCCGCCACCGCCACCGGCACCGAAGTCGCCAAAGTCAGCGAAGACTCCTCCACCGCCACCGCCGGCACCAGCAGTATTTTCAATAAGAGCAGATGATCCAAAGCCTGTGGTGCCACCACCTCCTCCTCCACCACCACCTCCTCCGCCAGTACCAGATTCAAATCATGTAGTGATCCTGCGTTCCATAACTGGAAAGGGATCTCTTAATCCGCAAGGAGAGCCATTGGTTTATATCAATAATGAATACAAGGGTAAGGGAATGTCTGTCGCATCAGGGTATAACAATAACGATATTGAATCTGTATCTGTATGGAAAGGCGACAGTGTACCTGCTGAATATGGAGAAGATGGCCGGAAGAATGGCTTAATCTTTATTTACACAAAAGATTATACCGGACCCCAGGGCCCGACACTCCCTAAAGCAGAGGTGGTGACAGTGGAAGCGAAGAAAATAATAGTCGAATCAAAAGACGGTAAAAAAGCAGAATTTCAAAATTCTGCGCATCCATAG